The following nucleotide sequence is from Echeneis naucrates chromosome 5, fEcheNa1.1, whole genome shotgun sequence.
CGCATGCAATCATACATCCCCCTCTGACAACTGGGGATGTGGTGAACACCGAGTGACAGGTGGCAGTAAGgtagactgaaaataaaaaggacacagGGAAAGAAAATACCTAAGGTATAGTTTCATACACTGATCAAAGTTTAACAATCAAAGACaagttgatttttttcaaaGCCTCTGATTGGAGTAGTCAGTTTGATAGCCCTGTGTGAAACCCCAAGTTTGTGGATCATCTCTGGGAACTCCCTTCCTTAAAAGGGGATTTAGCTGGAAGGAACACCTGGATATATTGTACAGTTAGGGGGTGGGGAAGGGATTTCTGTATACATACGTATATATAAGATCTGGCCTCCatcatttagaaaaagaaacaacaataCACTAAAATGACATTCACACAATTGCAAACTGACTCAATCACACCAACACTCCCTCGCCGGTGTTAGAAAATCCATTGGTCTGAATCACGAGCATTAAGTCATGTTTCCATTACCCCTCACCCACAGAATCAGTAATCTGTATACATGAACCTTCGGGAAGAGGGCCAGAATGATTATGTGATGATTACGTAGAGGCAAGACCTTAAACAGTAGGTTTGTTCATAagataatttttcttttttttctcatacattacctttgaattttttttaacataaattaGACTGAATCAAAACTTGTACCACCCCCCACCCAGCGGATATGGCGTTTTCTGATCCAAACTCCCAAAATCTATAATTAGTTTTCATCCCCCAATAACATGCTGCGGCCAACCGAACTTCTCTGAGCTCTACAAGACCAATTTGCCCACAATAACTCCCACCACAAAGAAAAGTATGATGAGGGCCACTGTGCGGGTGTTCAgcccttcctctttcttcataCCAACTGAGGAGTGCTGAGATGACATCACGTTACTCTTCCTCATCCGCAGACCATCGTCCTCCTGAAAGGGGGAAGGAGTGAAATGGAAATAGCGATGAAAGAAAGGAAGTGTGTGAGTAGAGGAAGAGGGGTGGTAGTGGTAGGAGATGAAATAAGAGAAGACAGACTGTCAGTTTGCCAATCAATCAACAAGatgaaactatttatttattagctcaAAGAAATAGGATCTGCTTAAATCTTCATCTGACCCAAACCCCTAAGGACTGCAGAAGGCGCCAGGCTTTAACGCACTTCATTTCCCAGCAgcgggtgggggtgggggggctctgTTAGTTTAATCTAAGCCGCAAGAGCAGCCAACAGTCGTTCTGCCTCTGGCAAGAACTCATgaggggaggaggtggtggtgtttGAGGGGCTGTCTGTgatctgtgtgcatgtgattcATTTCCAACCCAACCTTAACAAAACCTAATTTTAAACCTTAATTCATTGATTGGTATGATTTACGGCACACCCATCGATCTACACAACTGCTTCATGATCAAACTCTGGTCTGACACTGATTATACTGATTATAGATATGAGCAGTTACACTTAATATGAATCTCAATCTTGAGTTAGTGCCTCTGCAAAGGGTGGAGGACGCTGCATTTGGAGCCATTTGGAAGAGCAATTTGTGTGACTCAAATTTCCACTTAACTGGCTTATCTTGATTGTGACCATCAATTGGTGcaaaaaataatcaagaaaCACACATGAGACATGACTGATTGAACTAAACCACATGTTACAAGATTCAATATATTAGAGGGAAAATccattcactttttttcccatatttatAACATGTTGCCAACcagaaaaatcaaataattaagGAAATGAAAATAGTTCCTAATTACCACCTTAGCTGATTATCAAttatcacatatttttttcaagatTCCAACAATGTGGTAGTTTTAATCAACTTCTAGGAAATCTAAATAAagcacacaaaatgaaaaaggtcaCTTTGTCTCCAGGCCTTTTGATTAGTCATTGTCTCTTTCTTTGAAAGGCTAGTATACATTTTGGGTCAGTGTAAAACATGCTGACCCAAAGTTACAGAGGCACAAACACGttagaaatatttttgtgtccTCCCTCCTTTTAAATGAGATTGTACCTTTGTGTTGGGCCCTTCCGCAAGTCTGAGTTAACTCTGCTTCGACAACTGCTGCAAGGATTTGGGATCCCAAAATTGTTTGCACAGAAACAGTTGACTTTTCCAAAGCAATGAATAAATTTGAAAGGTTTTTGAAAACTTGAGTACATTACAGACCAAAACACAGTGATATCAAGGCCAGCGGGTGGGGTGGTGGGATTGATCTAGGACAGTGGGTGATTTATTGATCAGTGACAACATAAGTCACTTATTTtgtagtaaataaaaaaaaaaaaaaagttgatttcaTAATTGCTTCCTGGGCCATCTTTTATCTAACAGACTGCATATATTTGAAGATAGCTTTAACAGCTTGAACAGCTGGAATTGATTCATCAGCAGTTCACCTCCAGTAAACAAACTCTTCGGGGGAAATCCTGCATATTTCTGAGAGGGGTACACGTGTCTTTAGTCAAtcacttaaaaaagaaaatgaagccaaatgaataacagaaaaattaaCGGACTGTTTTTTGAATTGTCCCACTTAcccttatttgtttgttttcttctcgTAGCCTCTGAGCCTCCATCTGCAGCCTCTTACACTCCTCCATGATCTTCTTTACCTCCCCATCATCAAGGGTGGAACTCAGTGACTTCACAGGCAGCGCAGACGACTCAGACTTCAGCAAGCTGGACGACATCATCTTATTGGATTCCATGTCGTGCTGTAAGTGGGTTACAAGGCCACCAGTTATAATGTAAAATCTTGGACTGTTATTGCTGAAATGTTTCTATAGTATCTGAGCAACAGACTTGACTGGCACTCATACATTTGGAGACTTGCAGACTTTCCTGTACTGTAAAATCGcttgtataaaaaaacaacatgcttTATACAAGAGACACATCAAAGTCCAGCATTTAAAATGCACTGAGGATCATTCAACTGCACAAGACCTCTCAAAAACCAAAGGCAGAGAACAAGCATAAAAACTGTGTGCGCAGTGATACTAATTTGAGCAGAAAAGCTTTTTTATTACCCCAGCAGGTGTCCGGACATAATATTAACGAATTATGTTTTCACCATAGCCAAGCCCTAAATGAACCCAACCAAATGTATAATTTAAGTATAAAAACTTTTCACGACACGTTTTTGTCATGTGCCATTTTAGTAACcctgtatttttatattaatactTTCAGGGCTGTCTTCACTTGTTTTGTACATTACTCCACTTATTTGCATACTAATTTAAttccttatatatatatattttttttttttattttaatggtcaCCCATAATGGGTTATGCACTTATGCTGAAGATAGCATCCACTGTTTGGTGGGTTTTTAGTATTCTTGTGTTCAAAGATATATGTGCAATGCTTCCTACGTAGGATTTCATTCATCCCCCTTAAGCTTTAAATACGATGTTTTAGTCTTTGAGCTTTGAAGGATGCCTCCTGTTTGTGCCAGAACATCAGCTTATGGAAGAAAGCCTGTGCTGCATAATGATAAAATGTACCTCAATCTCTTTGCAAGGTTTTATGCTTGTTCAGTGCCTTCTATCTCTGCTTGTAGACGAGTTCATCCAGGGGTGCCTTTCATAATTGTTTTAAGCTGGTTTCTATCAGCATTATCAGTCTAACAGACTCTGTGGAGCACAGTTCTGACTGAGAGCCATGTGTACGTGTCACAGAGCACATAATGAATTGAAAACAACTACTCCAGGTACTTCTCCCTCCTGGTGTTCATGCAGCTGGTAGGCTCGGCTTATTACATGACAAAATAATGCTCCTACAGTTGAGTGGGGTATGAGAGGAATTGTTACAATAATAAACCTTATGTGAGACTGAACAAAGTGACACTGGTGGGTTGCCAGTGCCTGAGAGTCAAGAACCCAAAAGTTAAGGTGGAAGAAATTACAAGGTAGCATAGACAGGatggaaaagatggaaaaattaggaataagagagaaaaaagaagatcCATGACTAAATGATTCTGTCTAAATGATGCTTAGTTTGGAAGTATTGTGTCTGTAGCTACAAGAGAAATCAGTGAGAGGAGAATGAGCATATACTTaccattttttcattttccactggcatttcaaaaacacacctCAGCTTGGAGTCCATCAGCTCTTCTGGCTTGGCCTCCTTCCACTGGGTTCAAGAGATCAAGTTAAAAAGGAAGAGTTCGATGTTTAGTGAAAAATTCAAAACCAAAGTGGTAGGTTGTAAAAGTTTCTGCACAGCATTTAAAATAACTGATTA
It contains:
- the LOC115044118 gene encoding vesicle-associated membrane protein-associated protein B/C-like is translated as MARPEQVLLLEPQHELKFRGPFSDVVTTNLKLSNPTDRNVCFKVKTTAPRRYCVRPNSGIIDAGTSINVSVMLQPFDYDPNEKSKHKFMVQSMLAPPDMTDMEGVWKEAKPEELMDSKLRCVFEMPVENEKMHDMESNKMMSSSLLKSESSALPVKSLSSTLDDGEVKKIMEECKRLQMEAQRLREENKQIREDDGLRMRKSNVMSSQHSSVGMKKEEGLNTRTVALIILFFVVGVIVGKLVL